From the Argentina anserina chromosome 3, drPotAnse1.1, whole genome shotgun sequence genome, the window ATCTTGTTTTATTAGTTTGGTACAAAGTTCAATCTCCCGTTCGGCAGCACCCACcatcagtaaataataaatcAAGAGGAAGACAGCAATACTGATAATCATCACACTCATCATCACAATCAGGAGGAAGATTGCCATCCtgcaatcatcatcagaaTCCTGAAACTCGGAAAGTTAGTGTATCATAATCAGTTATATGTAACTAGCTGACTAAAGAGAGTATCTGAAAGAAGATTTTGAGGTTGAAACCTACATTATGCTTAACACGTTTGATGAAACCGATTAACCAAACAGACATCCCAATTCCACCAAGCCAGTTGCCTGCCTGCGTGCATGCATGTTTAGATCGATCAGTTGATGAAGACTTTCCAAGCAACATACTAGAATGTTCCTATATCGATCAGTGATAACGAAGAACAATTTTTAGAAGCAAGAGGAGAGGAATTACCAACAAGACAATGATCACAAGCCGCATGCGCAATATCAGCAGGGCACCTTCAAATAGAATAGTATATTACACACTTAATTCATCTATACACACTAATgtcctatatataatctaGTAAACGTACACTTTAACACGGTCGTGATTCACAAAGTCATTCACGCTAACACTCTctctcaagttggcgcatacacatcaaccatgctCAACTTgttaagtgaatcataaaaggccTTCTTAGACtctttttgtgagcatatcggcaagttgctcttctgtaggaacaaaagaaaaactgaTGATTTTTGCGTCtaacttctcctttataaagtgacgatcaacttccacatgttttgtacgattaTGTTGCACAAGAttttgtgaaatatcaatagttgccttgttgtcacagtacaattgcatagcacacttaggcttaatacccaaatcttgtaacaaatttctaagccCTAATAATTCGCACACTCTCTGAGCCATatctctgtattctgcttcagcactagatcgagctaccactttttgtttcttactcttccatgtaacaagattactcccaacaaaggtaaagtacctaGATATGGATCTTCGATCTgttatatttccagcccaTTCTGCatatgtgaagccacaaacctcaaggatattattgtgattagagaacattacttctctccctggagctgacttcaagtacctcaaaatccttacaatagcatccatgtggtccacactgggattatgcatgaactgactaactacacttactgcatacgcaacatctggtctgttatgtgataaataaatcaggtgttcaactagcctctgataacgaggtttttcagtaTGCACTTGATATGGATATTCTGCTaatcgatggttctgctcaataggagtatcaatgggagtgcaatccagcaTACCGGTCTCTATTAGTAGATCaaagatgtacttcctctgacacagatagataccatcactttccagggctacctcaatgcacaagcagtacttgagtgtaactaggtctttcatctcaaactttgtGGCTAGTTGTTtatgtaatctatccacctcaacagtatcattctcagtaactaccatatcatcaacatatataattagggctgttaccttcccttgttgatgtctgagaaataatgttgaggtggatagaatTACTCTGTCTATAGCCAAttctcctcatgaattgtgagaatcttccaaaccaagcacgaggtgactgtttaagaccatacaaagactttctcaatctgcatataaagttacttggagaagcggccgtATATctaggcggaagatccatgtacacttcttctgtaagttctccatgaatgaatgcattattaacatcaaactgtctaagtggccaatttaagctagcagcacaagagagcaaaacccgaatagtgtttatctttgcaacaggtgcaaatgtctcatcatagtctatgtcatatgtctgggtgaacccttttgctactaggcgtgctttataccggctcactgacccatctggattatgcttcactgtaaacacccaacgacatcccacagtcttattgtcatgtggtggagatacaagctctcaagtattgttcttttgtaatgcttccatctctccttccattgctttcctccattttggatctcccaatgcatcctgcactttgttaggtactgatacagtagatatttgattcataaatgattcatatgacttagacaatcttttagtagacataaaatttgccacaagatacttagctttagcctgaagggtaggttcatatttttttgttggctgaccccgagtagacctatttggcaagacatattgtctactattagcctcactagtattagccccaatagaatgactaacctcagatgagtgatcttccgtaCCATGAGAGCAatacctaccgcatccatagcGGGTCATggcaaaattggtatggctttaaatatttctaactttgttggttttaatACATGGaatattgattctggtgcgtctgatcatatgacttatgacaaatcttatttttacgtattgtctcctccaccaataccctatgttactaatgctaatggtgaggtcttccccgtattagggaaaaggtcagttcgtattactcccacaatagaacttcacaatgtgctatatgtacttgttttatctcatcatttgatatatgttccccaattgaacactgatactaagtgctctgtgacattttttcctatgtatgcgatatttcaggatcttctcaccgatgagttaattggtcgggggtatctgaggggtcagttgtttcatctgaatcagacatatgcgggggagaaaccaggggcacaatcttggaccgctttaatctccacttctgacaagctaagtgaatggttatgacatcgtcgcttagggcatccttcttttagtgttatgaaaaaatctatgcctactttgtttattagtgtggatgagtcacttttacGTTATGAgatatgtgttttgggcaagagtcatcgatcaacttattcccctagtacttctaataaacgtattcttcctttcaaattaattcattctgatgtttggggatcctccaaagagtctattgtgtcaggaatgcagtattatgtgtcatttattgatgattacaCCCgtttttcatggattgttctcctcaaaactaaaaatgaggtttttccccgcttttcaagccttctataccactgtctaaacacaatataatgtcacaattagagttcttcaTTCTGATAATTGGAGGGggatatgtgaatcatgtctttcaggagttctttaacacacacagaattgttcatcaaacagcGTGTCCTTATACACCTGAGTAGAAttgagtttctgaaaggaaaaatcatcatttacttgacatggctcggtgtattctttttagtgcccatatgcccaaatacctttggggtgatgctgtcataacttctgcccacctcattaatcgtcttccctctcgtgtccttcaggaaAAAGTTCCATacgaggtgcttgcatctcatgtctccttaccctcttttcataatctgcATGCCCATGTTTTcagttgtgttgcttttgtccatcttccaaaacaccagaggtctaagttggatgcccgggccgttaaatgtgtgtttgttgggtatgacggacatcagaaagggtaccgatGCTATCATCTGCCTAccatgaagtactatgtcactatggatgttactttctttgaggacatgagttattttctctcttctgatactgctcttcagggggagaattcatattttgacgagctgtatcatggagagggggagacaagtaagccaTTAGATATTGTGACAGGTtcaattgagattaccaatgtgtcagctacacaggcacTACCGGGTGATTCCGGTGTAGTCACTCCAGAtattcaggtaccagaagatgacaacacaactgcccctcatgtctccctcATGTCCACCGGGGAAGGGTTGTGCCGCCTGTGGAAACAAGGAGGGTGAAAGGATGTGCTCCAGGCAGGGAGAGGTGTGATACGAGCCGAGCTCGCACCAAAAAACTGTAaaaacaaaacccagaaaaacagagcactgctctgataccaaatagAATAGTATATTACACACTTAATTCATCTATACACACTAAtctcctatatataatctaGTAAACGTACACTTTAACAACAATTCATCCCTTAATTTCCTCTGTGAATCACGACCGTGATTCACGCTAACACTTCATTGGGTCCTCTAGGATCCAGATGTTATAGAACGTCTAGTTAACTAAGAACTCCAGATCTAACTTAGAATGTCgaagaaaataattaagaatTAAACTTTTAGAGAGAATCCATAATATGTTGCCCAGAACTTCAAATAACACAGAGATTGAGGTTTACAGCTAGATGATAGGGTTCTAAACTTCTAGTCAGGTTAATGCTAAGGGGATTAGGAGAGAGAATTTTTCCCTGCATAAGTTTTCCCTTAATTTGGGTCACATTTTATCATTCCTCTTCTCTATAGTTAAGTTTCCTATTGCAAActgaattttaatttaaaggatttttcttctattctaaataaatttgaaaatttaacAAATTTGCACTTACCTAATTCATTCTTGATTGGTCTAATTAAGTTGATTGTGAAACTAAAAGGAAAAGATCCCTAATTTTTAATCATAGATAGAAGTCACAGAACTTCTGATACAGAAGTCTCATGTATGTTTTCATGTTTTCGTTATAATCAATGCGTGTTTATGCTATTAAAAGAATTCAGAAAATATGCACAATTGATCCTAAGAATGTGGGTCATAGACTCATAGTGTAGGCAGAAAATTATCTTATCAAGTATCGTGTAAATTAAAGATCTAATTGAACATGAATGCTCTTCACCCAACTAAAAAGATGTTGTCAGGGTTGCTGGACTCAACTCGAAATATATTAGACTATTGAAGGTACAAAATTACAGTTTCTGCTAAAAACCTTGTGGTGTGGCCTTCTAAACCAGCTTAAGGAAAACAAATCgaacaaaatcaaacaagagTTTTTTGGCCACCTTGACACCATTTTTTGAGCTCAATACATGGCAATTACACAATTCAGACAATATTGGTCTCAAACATCCTTTGATTTTTGAGATTCTTTTAGTTTTCTCTTCCGTTCCTTGATAACCTCAACATTGTCCTGCTTTCGTTTCTTGCCTTTCTGAAATAAGAAACATCCCAAGAATTACAACCACAGATAAATATCACCAGAGGTAAAttctaaatttataataaaacatcACATTCAATCACGACTACACTGATAATTTAAAGCCAAACGAAAGCAACCAAAAAAAGTAGCAACTACTGAAACAATTTATTCCATACGTGACAAGAAAACTAAACTTAGATAGAGGGCGGCATGCATAAGAATATACGTAATTAGGTTCAAGATGGCTACACAGCAGAACAGAAGACACAGTATCACAAAAAGTAACCAGTCAACCAATCTGTTTTATTAAAGCAAGTACACTAAGCTTTGATCCTGGTTCCCTccctttttttattaaatgagTTAAACCAGGAAAAGTAGTTATCAAACCAGTAATCAATTTATTTACCTTCATGGCTTCATAAAGACCCCTCTTTTTCTTGGAGACAGTAAGTAGAGCAAGTTCATCTTTATCCTTGGCCATTTGTTCATAATCAGGATCAGATTCTTCCCTGTCCTCCATCGACTTAGCAGAAATCTGATTATCTGTTTTTGACAACGGGACACCTTTAAGTTCCACTTTCAATCCCTCATAATGCTTCTCCTGAAGTGCCTTCAGCTGCAATTATGCCTCATTTTAGTTAACAGCTATCAAACCATCAAAGAAGTCTGATATACAATAATATAAAACAATCATCTATATGTGCAatattatctaataaatgtctaccttcttctcattctttgcagcttcttttgctttttctACATCAGCAATCTCCTGAGGATCTTCCAAATCTTCTTTTCCGACATCTGGAAGTGGAAGGATTTCAGCAGCTTTCCATTGTTCAATTTTTAATGCGTAGTCCGGAACATAGTCTTCTTCCTTCGGGTCAACAAAAGGTGACAAGTGTGGGGGAAGTTCTCTGTCAGAAGATTAGCTACTTATAAGTTGTAAAAGGCATAAGCTTTTattctgaaaagaaaaacgaaAAATACACAAGTGACGGAAGGGGAAAGTGAGAAGCCATCTATCCATGATGTGTACTCATTGAACTTGTTAAGTGGACAGAGCAAATGAGACTAATAAGTAATAACTAGTCTTTATCAAGAGGCAAGGCAAACAAAAAATGATCAAACAACAGACGTACAAAAAATAGAACAAAAGAAAGCTTTCTAAAATTACCGTCCCGCCAAATAATCCCGAGTAGGCAGAATTTTCTTGACATTTACACAATCATAAATCCACTGTGGTTGAACATATTTTCGTCCTTCAATGAGCTCATGCTGCAATGGCCTGTCAACAATCTGCAAATTATAGAAGCAATTAAGCTGTCAGAATTCTGATACTAACTTCTTGAGCTAGAGGTTAGAATATGGATATGTATTTGTTCATCCCAAGTAAATGACTGGTTTATGAGTGTCACATTATACCTGATGGGTGATGCTggtatcatcttcttcaaatgGAGCTCCATCTCCTTTCCAGGACACAATCCCACCAAAAGCAGGAATCACAAATAGTAATGATTCTCTGTTAACCTGAATACAGAAAAGTAACAACATATGAAgcagaaaagaaggaaacaatgaACAATggtattatttttatataaaagcCTAAAAGGATGTGCTTGGACAGGTCTGTCTTCTGCAAAAATATCCCTGTAATTCTTCCAAGAATCTTTGAGACCTCacccacccccccccccccccaccaattacatttaaatatcactgatttcaatttattgaaGATATTACAAGTTCTAAACCAAGACTTCAAACTCACCTCACGGTTCAAGAAAAATTTCATATCCTTGAAGAGTGCCTTACACAGCATTGTATCATTATCCTCTTCGTCCTCTCCATGGACATTTTCAATGAGGCTCGTCAATGTACCAGGTTCATTGGAAGGAAGTTGATGCTGAAGTTGGGCAAGTCTTAATTCGGACTCATCAACTTTACCAGAACTTGAAACCTGAGGATCCAACACAGAGGACCGAGAATTTGCATCGAAATATCTTGACAGTGCATACAGTTCTACAAGATcaatgaaaaaggaaaaggtcGTATTCATTCTTCAttgaaacacaaaaaaatgcaGAAGATTGTTAAACAATCTGAACGAGAGCATAAGAAGTTTTAGTCACTTTTAAGTAATTAGTCATGATGCATACCTGCTGCAAAAGCTTCCAATCGAGGATCAAGAATTGGTGGATACTTCACATTTATGGAACGATATAAATGACAATTCACAAAAGCAAGAAGAGCCTGTGACATAACGAGAGCAGAACTTTAACCATGATATAGCAAGGGAAAAGACACTTCAATTTGAAAAAGTAGGTGttgaagagaaaataaaacataatggTAAAAATATAACCTCATAAAACTCCAAAAAGTTGAACATTATATTGAAGTCAATATCTTCAGTCAAAACTTGCTGCAAAGGGTGAGGAGTCAACCATGTGATCAATTGCCCCTTTACCTCGGCCTGAACATACAAACATGGTTCTGTTAAAACTCATAACCATATCCCAAGTCGCAAATGTTAGACTTAAAGAAACGGTGCTGCACCTGATAATATATGCCTTTAACAGATACAAACACTTTGCGCAATTTGTGAGTCCGAGATATAAAAGCTTGCCATTCATGGCTCATCctacagaagaagaaaaaacacaCCAAGATTAAGATAGGATTCTACCAAAACATTTAAGCACTCACATTATAACTCAATCGGTGGAATTCTACCTCCGACAGTTTTGGATGCGTTTTACATCAATTCTATCCTCTATGGCAGGTAAATAAGCAAAGAGATGAACCATAGTCAGACAGTCATCCAAATCTCTTAAAGCATCAATGAACGTCGGATACCTGCAAGTATCACAGCACAAAACCTCAGAAACTCAAcacccaacaacaacaacaaccagACATCATAACAAGACATTGCCCACAAACCTCTGCAAAATGATATTATCCAACTTGTAAGTGGGTCTTCTCTGCTTAAGAATATCAGCCCggtccttgttcttcttcgCATCGGCTTTCTTCACTTTCTTCTCATAAGCCCTCATGTCCCTCATCTTCTCCACCAGCGGGTCGTGCTGTATGAACGAAACATCCTTCAAGTGATAATAAGTATGGTGATTCCccttcaccttcttcttcgGCTCGCGAGGGAATATTCCCTTCAGAATGCATAGTTTCCTACGACAAACCCAAACAACAACCACCTCGTATCAACTACCAATAGTCCGACACGctcaaaaccaaaccaaaccaaaccaaaccgcAACGAATCGAAGAGTTAAAGAGTACCTGAAGACAGGGAGATTGACTTGGAGTTGCTTCACGGCTTGCGACCTGGTGACGTACCTGGCGGCGTTTCCTTCCTTCTTCTTGCCCTGTAAAAAATAGGGAGATTAGAGTGGGGAAAGAGATGGGTGAAGTTTGAAATGGAAGAGGGAGGAGGTGGTTGGGACTTACGGCGGGCCTGTAATGCTTCTTTCTGGCCACCATGGTTGAGAGACTCAGGGAGTTAAAGAGCTGCGGACTCGAGAATCTCAAAATGTGatatttttagggtttaagaGGAGCCAGGAGGAAGAGGAAACTAAACGAATATAttttgggccgggtcgggtttaTGTTAACCCAGTTAGGCCGACCCAACAACGTCGGGTTACTTTTTATTTGAAAAACTACCGCCAAAACATTGAGCCTCTCAATTAGAACTTGAACACACTTCTTATCGTAATGAAACACAAGTGATCCAATCAAGCAGACAATAGTGTTCTATCTagaaggccaggcaagccgaTTCGATAGTCTCTCTGCTTGCTCGAGTATCGCCATTAACACCACCCACGATGACTCGTCTAAATGATAGACGTTATATACTGACGCACATTTCCACATTGAAAGAAGATCCAAACACATTTCACAATGCATCTATAAATAGGCTGCCTAAATCACCTAAAAGAGGTAGCGTATTCATAAGTCCTTAACTCTCAAAATTACTCTGTACCGTATACCAACTTAAGCTTTGGAGGGTCAAAGGCCAACGCACCGCTGACCTTTTGACTTTGACTTGTGTTGTGTGCAGATCCCACTGAGCTGACGCATTGGAATACAAGGCTACGAGAAGCTAGATCCCCCGGATTTGGCTCCCATAACATTTGCTAGAATGAGGGTCCTCGTCAGCAAGACTTTTCCAGCTTTACTCAATAGTGATTATAAATGAACAAGAAAATCCATTGTCGCCTCGCCAGTCCCCACATCGGGAGGCGGACATAGCGCTTTCCCTAAGATTGTTCCCCGACCCGCAGCACGGGGCCGGGAGGCCATTCCCCGACTCCCAGACCACAGCCGGGGGGTCATCCCGAGTACCCTTTATGGACCCCCAAGCCGCACTAGAATTGGCACTCCATGATTACAAGAGGCTCTAGGCCGAGATGGAGTTGGAGCACCAGGCCACACGTGCTGCCCTGGCACGCTCAACTGCGGTCGAGAAAGAACAACAGTGCCTCCGAACCGCTCTTAAATGCCACATAAATGTGGACAAAGCCCTAGAAGCAGCGCGATAGCAGTTCCACACCCCAGAAACGCGGGCACTGGTTGTGACAGAAACTCTGGCGACCCTACAATGTCCGGGGCTACAATCCAAAACGGTGCTGATCACCGAACCTCTTATCAAAGCTATGTTTGAAGCCCCCCCCCCACCTGGCGCCACAATACGTAGACCTAGACGCGGGGAATCCATGGGACGGCCCGGAGGCCAAGGTGGGTTTGCCCACGCAAGATCTCCAAACTCAACTCCTACTACGCATGAGTGATACTTTGGAGCGGCTGACCTCATGGGTCGATGGGATTGAGGCAAAGGGCACGCCTCGCCCTTTGCACGGGGGATATGGCGATTGAGTCAACCTATTCACCCAGTTGGTGCAAACGGAGCAACGCCCATCGGGGGATAAACCACTCAAGGTTACTAAAATACAACGGGCGTTCTGACTTGTATACCCATTTGGAAAACTTCCAGTTCGCCTTAGCCAGCACGTGGTACGCGGACGCTCAGTCGTGCCACACCTTCCAGGAAACCCTTATCGATGAGACCTTGGGTTGGTTCCTCAGTCTCCCCTCGAACTCGGTGGATAGATTCAGTGAACTTAAGAGCAAATTCCTCACCCTTTCATCTTGCAGACCAACGCTCACCACGACACCAGCTCCCTGTTTCAGATGAAGCAAATGAGTGATGAGAAACTCCAAGATTTTGTATCTTGGTGGCAGACCGCTACGGCGCGGTGCCATGACCTGGATTATGTTCTTGTCGTGgctgatagagcgttaattaaaacgtctataataaaccctgtaaaacatcattgttagtatagaataaccagtgatcgttcagtccggggaattgaaggaaactctaaacttttagtgttaacaaataataggggggtttgagattgattattaactactaaaataaaacctaaattattatttacatgatcgacttctctttaacaaacttaaactaaatttaccattacaccacataattacaagttcgaacctatcatgcattctaattcgaccaattacatactttttagacaccaatacaattagagccttaggggatcatctaatcgtgcaagatttcaattaacatttagattgacttagggcctaatctaaatttgcatgcaaccgaattcaataacacttagagtagaaatcaaacaagattacatttaagcaccaaatctttgttggagacatgtttcatgtatggcgtcacccaccatggtttcacatgcaaatttccagaatttttaccacttttaatcaacacaaatcgaacctacttagggcatgattcgatttgtgtcaatatggttgatgaatctagcactcaaacagaATCTTAGGGAAtccatccaagcactaaattcatatgcacatatctgaaaattatctaaaagtatgagaaagatgattagaacacaacaataggaaatacaaactcattaattatagaaaaccatcaattcggcaaagatccaaaaatccaataaaacaatctgaaaatttcgattcttaatacaaaacaataatcccacacaaacatcatactacaatctttatagacaaagtattgtaaaaaatcaaaaacaaacaaacccgtggagatgagttgcgagaatcacacgttgtaggaaccttggaggtatGTCtttaatggtgatttcggtggagatggaatttgtatatgggagagaatggcttgctgtttttgtgaaagatgtttgaggtagtattttggtagaattttgcaaatgagaagtgattttatttgagaggtgaagccttgtatatatagaggaaagagagagcaagttcctataatcaatgtcatgttttattccctaaatcatgccatgttttattccataaaccatgccatgttttatgcctttaatgatcatattctatttaattgttgcatgacttggctcaatctctttttctttaattatctcttcaatccaatctgaaaataagaaaataaaatcataagtaagagataattagtttcgaaacctaacaaggatttctagtcaaactaggactctagaccaattatgcgttttaactcatgtaagcacaaaaatgcatcaaatacTGCCAAAAACTCTTActatgactcaatgactcaatattacaacaataagggctaagcaaagtacaaattgaggtaaaaacatgttaagaacatcacacaaagtgctcctatcatgtaACAATAAGGGTAGAACGTtgtaatttgagaatttttctTGTAACTAGTTCTTTGTAACAGTTACAGTTACGTTGTAGATCAAGTCTTGTACAAgttgtaaatgtaattatttgACTTTAATTCGAGTTGTcacattttttaatttgaattttactattcaaattttgAGGTGTAATAGTGACTCTTAAACTGGCATAATACCGATATGTGAATTTATGGTCCTTCATCTTTAGTTATCATTTACGTCAAAGTCTtgcatttttcttttataattcTAATAAACTATTTCGAAGTAAGTTATTTACACAAGCAACATTAATAATTCTTAGTAAATTATTTCGAACTAGTCTTGCATCATCTACTTTCATGTGGTTATCACATAAAGGTCCAAGTCTTCCATGTTCTGATAGTTAATTTCCAACAAACTACCTTGGATGTACATTAATACCGCTATGTGAATTTATGGTCCTTCATCTTTAGTTATCATTCACATCAAAGTCTtgcatttttcttttataattcCAATAAAACTATTTTTCGAAGTAAATTATTTACACAAGTAACATAAATAATTCTTAGATATGTAAGGATAGATATAGCTTAGGAGATGAGTTAACTCCTAGTCTTTCACTATCTACTTTCGTGTGGTTATGACATAAAGGTCCATGTCTTCCATCTTCTGATAGTTAATTTCCAACAAACTACTTGGAAGTACATTATATTGACAAGTAACATCAATAATGAAGAAGTTTTGGAGTGATCATGGGTAGCCGTGTTTGAAACGTActaaatataattattttcattttattttactattttccGAGGGGACCATGTCTCTTGGAATCATTCATAGACTAGATTTAGCAAACCAAATACA encodes:
- the LOC126786265 gene encoding pescadillo homolog, with product MVARKKHYRPAGKKKEGNAARYVTRSQAVKQLQVNLPVFRKLCILKGIFPREPKKKVKGNHHTYYHLKDVSFIQHDPLVEKMRDMRAYEKKVKKADAKKNKDRADILKQRRPTYKLDNIILQRYPTFIDALRDLDDCLTMVHLFAYLPAIEDRIDVKRIQNCRRMSHEWQAFISRTHKLRKVFVSVKGIYYQAEVKGQLITWLTPHPLQQVLTEDIDFNIMFNFLEFYEALLAFVNCHLYRSINVKYPPILDPRLEAFAAELYALSRYFDANSRSSVLDPQVSSSGKVDESELRLAQLQHQLPSNEPGTLTSLIENVHGEDEEDNDTMLCKALFKDMKFFLNREVNRESLLFVIPAFGGIVSWKGDGAPFEEDDTSITHQIVDRPLQHELIEGRKYVQPQWIYDCVNVKKILPTRDYLAGRELPPHLSPFVDPKEEDYVPDYALKIEQWKAAEILPLPDVGKEDLEDPQEIADVEKAKEAAKNEKKLKALQEKHYEGLKVELKGVPLSKTDNQISAKSMEDREESDPDYEQMAKDKDELALLTVSKKKRGLYEAMKKGKKRKQDNVEVIKERKRKLKESQKSKDV